From Argopecten irradians isolate NY chromosome 2, Ai_NY, whole genome shotgun sequence, the proteins below share one genomic window:
- the LOC138315669 gene encoding stimulated by retinoic acid gene 6 protein-like, producing the protein MVSSINSTGGGEVACLYQSGILEREFEGYAILTAICLIGVLSVIEKRKDAYQCCGGRLKCLIPVNLLDGNRDTLGYAAAFGCTSSTIYLNISTLYSTQTSFWDWSALVVFLFTIPLSVVIGLTFYPLFVCLTPSFRFVHSTIGLGYSTLWLGLTSLRFQIYVICIKQSKWMLTGTLIAMHIPQVVCLLYLALRFLYMLATDIKNTFHAYRNGHTGCMELAVLDKAENDRLANAKQIQHVRMLFLKPDNSTSPGQYINKLLDTIQLSYKKERPFRYSHRVVVTFTVALLCLYQVTVSVFGVGTHLIILLDGFVDDHFKNSSIFLEFKDGVKLFCDVLTVSFYVSLILATLLSGISIFQIMVSYRRNMMALYRGDFSVIPNEAYHQSAITVMTDNLHYPGYQIAYLIWGYQIHIIVFFIACVLIACLVVLPILGKVQLVFLQPFLTLVSTTAIRLLISIVQKFISKRWLLHDHDVLNTETGKTNKVLSLKNRDTYHNMAYFMFFYYILIALIRCLMRIVKAVVLGVILFGRIDRSGLMHGFETWDTGYMAYVSFLQMELVHCHPVLVVFCDQLLQRSSAGTVQVPMHNTNDLPNHIRSRTTSIVIPKYNRRIHNRWLKVYTLLRNPTLVNC; encoded by the exons ATGGTGTCCTCAAT AAATAGCACTGGTGGTGGTGAAGTCGCATGTTTATACCAATCTGGTATACTCGAGAGGGAATTCGAAGGATACGCAATCTTGACGGCG ATCTGTCTGATTGGTGTTCTGTCAGTGATTGAGAAGCGAAAGGATGCTTACCAATGCTGTGGAGGGAGATTGAAATGCCTAAT ACCTGTTAACTTACTGGACGGAAATCGGGATACTCTCGGCTATGCAGCTGCGTTTGGGTGTACGTCCTCcactatatatttaaatattagcACACTTTACTCGACACAAACTTCCTTCTGGGACTGGTCAGCGCTGGTCGTAT TTCTATTTACCATACCCTTGTCCGTTGTAATTGGGTTAACCTTCTACCCCCTGTTTGTATGTCTGACTCCTAGCTTCAGATTCGTCCATTCTACCATTGGTCTGGGCTACTCTACTCTATG GCTCGGTCTAACTTCGTTAAGATTCCAgatttatgtaatatgtatcAAACAGTCTAAATGG ATGTTGACTGGGACATTAATAGCTATGCACATACCACAAGTAGTGTGCCTGCTGTATCTCGCTCTCAGATTCCTCTATATGTTggcaacagatataaaaaacacatttcatgCCTATAGAAAC GGACATACGGGATGTATGGAGCTAGCAGTACTAGATAAG GCAGAAAATGACCGCCTTGCGAATGCgaaacaaatacaacatgtCAGAATGTTATTTCTAAAGCCAGACAACTCGACATCACCTGG tcagtatataaacAAACTTCTTGATACCATACAACTAAGCTACAAGAAAGAGCGACCCTTCAGATACTCACATCGGGTGGTTGTCACATTTACTGTGGCTCTTTTATGCCTATATCAG GTGACAGTATCTGTATTCGGAGTTGGAACGCATTTGATAATATTATTGGATGGGTTTGTCGACgatcattttaaaaattcttcAATCTTTTTGGAATTCAAAGATGGAGTTAAATTATTTTGCGACGTTCTGACAG TATCCTTCTACGTATCGCTGATATTAGCCACCCTACTATCTGGGATTTCCATTTTCCAAATTATGGTTTCCTATCGGAGGAACATGATGGCACTCTATAGGGGAGATTTCTCCGTCATTCCGAACGAGGCATATCATCAGTCAGCTATCACAGTAATG aCTGACAATTTACATTATCCGGGTTACCAAATAGCATATCTGATTTGGG GTTATCAGATACATATCATTGTCTTTTTCATCGCCTGCGTTCTGATAGCCTGTCTCGTAGTTTTGCCAATTCTCGGCAAAGTCCAATTGGTTTTTCTCCAACCTTTTCTGACACTGGT ATCAACAACAGCTATACGGCTGTTGATTTCTATAGTTCAGAAATTCATATCTAAAAGATGGCTCCTGCACGATCATGACGTGCTTAACACAGAAACCGGCAAAACCAACAAAGTGTTATCTTTGAAAAATAG GGATACTTACCACAACATGGCATACTTCATGTTCTTTTACTACATACTCATCGCTTTAATCCGATGTCTGATGAGAATAGTCAAGGCTGTCGTTTTGGGTGTGATCCTCTTTGGTAGAATAGACAGGAGTGGACTGATGCACGGCTTTGAGACGTGGGATACAG GTTATATGGCGTACGTGAGTTTTCTTCAGATGGAGTTAGTGCACTGCCACCCAGTACTGGTAGTGTTCTGTGACCAACTCCTCCAGAGGTCGTCAGCCGGCACCGTCCAGGTACCAATGCATAATACTAATGATCTGCCAAACCACATAAGGTCAAGGACAACCTCCATTGTTATCCCAAAGTACAATAGGAGAATACATAACCGATGGCTTAAAGTCTACACTCTGCTAAGGAATCCAACTTTGGTAAATTGTTGA
- the LOC138315671 gene encoding integrase/recombinase xerD homolog produces MAPKRTTQPEKTAASSKASNKRQKTTTSTPESLSVPTASTPDLDYDKLAAAMLKQMSAQQKAALETITVREDTVPPVHVPVAVSVASEVSTPTATPVPATSSNRAQSSQSMNSNLHVVDSNQGNPVISLIENLFGNHGSSQTSTLAQETSHRSASTPPKVINLSQDALQLLSAATTDRTKTSYLRSWKLLQQFMGSTNITLPLSIQVVGNFVAHLFNNKYSPSSIATHVSALSFVHKILNLEDVTHSFLIRKMLKGCFNMTGKSDTRLPITKEILCKIVDALDFVVDDLKLRILLRTIFLVAFAAFMRLGELVCKSNSDAVKVLQRSDVSVSSDSSAPSIKMVLRHYKTQVDNHPVSLQLISKNVSSRYCPVLAVKQYLKVFTHTEGPLFQMSNGHPVMYTLVSERLNQALTFAGLDPGLYKGHSFRIGAATEAAKLGLSESVIQRLGRWNSNAVQRYIRINAFQI; encoded by the exons ATGGCACCCAAAAGAACAACTCAACCTGAAAAGACGGCTGCATCCTCTAAGGCCAGCAACAAGAGGCAGAAAACAACTACATCGACACCTGAAAGCTTAAGTGTTCCCACCGCCAGTACTCCCGATTTGGACTATGATAAATTGGCAGCGGCCATGCTCAAACAAATGTCAGCTCAGCAGAAGGCTGCCTTAGAAACAATCACGGTCAGAGAAGATACAGTGCCTCCTGTACATGTTCCGGTTGCAGTGTCCGTGGCTTCTGAGGTGTCGACCCCCACCGCCACACCGGTACCAGCGACCTCGAGTAATCGTGCTCAGTCATCACAATCAATGAACTCGAACTTACATGTTGTAGACAGCAACCAGGGCAACCCAGTCATATCTTTGATTGAGAATTTATTTGGAAACCATG GAAGCTCACAAACAAGCACCCTGGCTCAAGAAACATCCCACAGAAGTGCCTCTACGCCTCCAAAAGTTATAAATCTGTCCCAAGATGCACTGCAGTTGCTATCAGCGGCCACAACAGACAGAACTAAGACTTCTTACTTGCGCAGTTGGAAATTGCTCCAACAGTTTATGGGCTCCACTAATATTACATTACCTCTGTCTATTCAAGTGGTAGGAAATTTTGTTGCCCACTTGTTTAACAATAAATACAGCCCATCGAGCATAGCCACTCATGTGTCTGCTCTCAGTTTTGTGCATAAGATTCTAAATCTTGAGGACGTGACACACTCTTTCCTTATCAGGAAAATGTTAAAGGGATGTTTCAATATGACAGGCAAAAGTGATACTCGCTTGCCTATCACAAAAGAAATCCTATGTAAGATAGTTGATGCATTGGACTTTGTTGTAGATGACCTGAAACTTCGTATTTTGTTGCGCACAATTTTTCTTGTTGCGTTTGCCGCATTCATGCGTCTTGGCGAGCTAGTATGTAAGTCTAATTCAGATGCTGTAAAAGTGTTACAGAGGTCAGATGTGTCCGTGTCATCAGATTCCTCAGCACCATCTATAAAGATGGTTTTACGACACTATAAAACACAGGTAGATAATCATCCTGTTTCACTACAGCTGATTTCCAAGAATGTGTCATCTAGGTACTGTCCTGTTTTAGCAGTCAAACAGTACTTAAAAGTCTTTACCCATACAGAAGGCCCCCTTTTTCAAATGTCCAATGGACATCCTGTCATGTATACACTTGTATCCGAACGACTCAATCAAGCACTGACTTTTGCAGGCCTAGATCCAGGTCTGTATAAAGGTCATAGCTTTCGAATTGGAGCTGCCACAGAAGCTGCCAAATTGGGTCTTTCTGAAagtgttatacagaggttgGGGCGTTGGAATTCTAATGCAGTCCAAAGATACATACGCATCAATGCTTTTCAGATATGA